In Myripristis murdjan chromosome 9, fMyrMur1.1, whole genome shotgun sequence, the following proteins share a genomic window:
- the LOC115365847 gene encoding kelch-like protein 10 encodes MMRLIIEYTYTDSVPVTEENIEELLAAADQFDIKGIVDACCEFLEKQLCSDNCIGIWRFVNLYYCPELKHKAHLFILHHFEEVATSEEFLQLSVEQLADFIQKDDLNVKQEKTVFEAIVRWISHLPKDRKRHTTTLLSKVRLALMSTEYFIKNVKNHALVKANSECRPIISNALKALTRLNTGSILDYKSPLSRPRLPHAVMLAIGGWSGGGTTNGIEAYDPRTDHWVSVTYNDQRPRAYHGVAFLNGIIYCIGGTDGFEKFNSGRKFDLGTRTWHEVAPMHSRRCYVSVAVLNGYIYAMGGHDGHRRINTVERYKPSTNQWTLMAPMHEQRSDASATTLHGKVFICGGFTGNECLSTAECYDPETDQWTLIAPMGTRRSGVGVIAYRGHIYAVGGFDGASRLRSAEAYNPANNVWHTVPSMLTPRSNFGIEVVDDLLFVVGGFNSIMTTFHVERYDDTAGEWSEVHEMEIPRSAVSCCVLHGLPNMAEYAPHPAVEDDAGDQENLSNA; translated from the exons ATGATGCGCCTAATCATCGAGTACACCTACACAGACTCTGTCCCTGTGACAGAGGAGAACATAGAGGAACTTTTAGCAGCAGCAGATCAGTTCGACATCAAGGGCATTGTAGACGCCTGCTGTGAATTCCTGGAGAAGCAGCTTTGCTCAGACAACTGCATTGGCATCTGGAGGTTTGTGAACTTATACTACTGCCCGGAACTCAAGCACAAGGCCCACCTGTTCATCCTGCATCATTTTGAAGAGGTTGCTACCTCCGAGGAGTTCCTGCAGCTCTCTGTGGAGCAGCTGGCCGACTTCATCCAGAAGGATGATCTCAACGTTAAACAGGAGAAAACGGTATTTGAGGCAATCGTCCGCTGGATCAGCCACTTGCCTAAGGACCGTAAGCGCCACACCACAACGCTGCTGTCCAAG GTTCGCCTGGCCTTGATGAGCACTGAGTACTTCATCAAAAACGTGAAGAACCATGCTCTCGTGAAGGCCAACTCTGAGTGCAGGCCCATAATCAGCAACGCCCTGAAGGCCCTGACCAGACTTAACACAGGCTCTATCTTAGATTACAAGAGCCCTCTGTCCCGCCCACGCCTGCCGCATGCAGTCATGTTGGCCATCGGAGGCTGGAGTGGCGGCGGTACGACCAATGGGATAGAGGCATATGACCCCCGCACTGACCACTGGGTCAGTGTAACCTACAATGACCAACGTCCTCGGGCTTACCATGGTGTTGCTTTCCTGAACGGCATCATCTACTGCATCGGAGGcactgacggctttgaaaagtTCAACAGTGGCCGCAAGTTTGACCTGGGCACCCGCACCTGGCACGAAGTGGCACCCATGCATTCACGCCGCTGCTATGTCAGTGTGGCTGTCCTAAATGGTTACATCTATGCCATGGGAGGCCATGACGGACATAGACGAATCAATACTGTTGAGCGCTACAAGCCCAGCACCAACCAGTGGACTTTAATGGCACCCATGCATGAGCAGAGGAGTGATGCCAGTGCCACAACACTGCATGGCAAG GTGTTCATTTGTGGAGGTTTCACTGGAAATGAGTGTCTGTCAACAGCTGAATGCTACGACCCTGAGACTGACCAGTGGACACTGATCGCCCCCATGGGAACCAGGCGCAGCGGGGTGGGCGTCATCGCCTACAGGGGGCACATCTATGCA GTGGGCGGCTTTGATGGTGCCAGCCGACTGCGAAGTGCTGAGGCCTACAACCCTGCGAATAATGTCTGGCACACCGTGCCCTCCATGTTGACCCCCCGCAGCAACTTTGGAATCGAGGTGGTGGACGACCTGCTCTTTGTGGTCGGAGGCTTCAACAGCATCATGACCACATTTCACGTGGAGCGCTATGATGACACTGCTGGCGAGTGGTCTGAGGTCCATGAAATGGAGATCCCCCGCAGCGCCGTGAGCTGCTGCGTGTTGCACGGACTTCCCAACATGGCTGAGTATGCCCCTCATCCCGCTGTGGAGGATGATGCAGGGGATCAAGAGAATCTGTCTAACGCCTAG